Genomic DNA from Bacteroidota bacterium:
CCACAACCGTCAACTGAAAACCGGAATTACCCAAATCCAGTGTTTCATGTTGCGAATGTATGGTGATAAGTTTCCCGGCAAATAACTGCAAAGTGCTGACATTAACCGGTGAGTCATTAATAAACGCACGACTTTTCCCGTTATCGCTCAACTCGCGGCGGATAATGGTTTCTGTTTCGTAATCTATTTCATTGCTTTCAAAAAAATCTTTAAGCTTGTAATTACCAATATCAAAAACCCCTTCAACAACACATTTTTTGTCTTTTTTAAACAAAACCTTGCTGTCCGCCCGCTCACCCAAAATCAAACTCAAAGCACCTAATAAAATAGATTTACCGGCTCCTGTTTCTCCGGTTATGATATTCATTCCCTCACTAAACACAATTTCCGCCTCATTAATTATGGCGTAATTCGAAATGCGTAACTCCTTCAGCATGCCGTAAAGATAGAAGAACGGTAGGAGATATGGTAGTTATAAAATGGTGATTTTGTCCGCAGCTTTTTGGTAAAAGGATTGTAAATCCAACGGCGTTTTTTTATTCCCGCTTAAATTTGCAGACATGAAAAAATGGATATTCCCTGTTGTACTGATTTTGTTGTTTGCCTTCGAAATTTTTCGCGTTTATTTCATCATGCCTTTCCCCGGCAGTCAGTACGCGAATACCATCAACATTGCCTATTTCCTCTCCCGTAACCTTTGGTGGATACGTTTGCTTTTGCTCAGTTTGATCATCTGGCAACTATACCGCTTTATCCGTTTCAAACGATTTTGGAAATTGGGCATCAGCATGTTTTTCATCCTCCTTTATGGTCTCATCGCTTATTTTCTCAATTTCAGGTTAAGTGCAGATAAGATGTTCCTCCAACCCGAACAAGTTACGTTTGCACAAGGCGCAGCAAATGATGTGGCACCATCAAAATTGGTTATCGGGGTTCAGATAAAAGGAGAGGCAAAAGCATATCCCATCGAAATAATCGGTTACCATCATCAAATTCGTGATGTTGTTGGGGGGAAGGAAATAATGGTTACCTATTGCACCGTTTGTCGCACCGGTCGCGTTTTTGACCCGGTTGTGGATGGGGAGATGATGGATTTTCGTTTAGTGGGGATGGACCATTTCAATGCCATGTTTGAGGACCATAAAACAAAAAGCTGGTGGCGACAGGCTACGGGAGAGTCTATAACCGGCAAAATGAAAGGCACAGTGTTAGCAGAAATTCCATCTGAACAAATGCCTTTACAAAAATGGCAACAGCGTTATCCCAATGCCGTTGTTTTGCAACCGGATGCTGCCTTTAAAAAAGATTATGCGGGGTTAGATGGTTATGACAACGGTAAAATAAACTCCGACCTCGAAGACCGCGACCAAAATCCCTGGCAGCCAAAATCGTGGGTTGTCAGCGTCGAAGTGGGCGAACATACCAAAGCCTTCGATTGGAACGAACTGGTGCAGAAAAAGGTGATTAATGATACGGTAGGCACAACCAATATACTCCTCGTAATGGAATCCGACAACCAAACCTTCCATGCATTCCAGCGACCGGCGAATACTGTTTACGGTTTAGATGCTACAGGCAACTTCATCAGCGATGCAAATGGTGTTTTGTGGAATATGGATGGCATCTGCGTTTCTGAAGAAGGGAAGGGCCTTAAAATGAAAAAATTACCTGCCTATCAGGAATTTTATCATGCTTATCAGGAGTTTAGGAAGAAGTGATGTAATATCGTAGATAATCAATATAGTAAGTTGATTGTCAATTTGTTATGATAAAAAATAACCAAACCCATCACTTAAACCAATAAATTTTATCTTGGCTTAACTAAGAACTGTATTAATCAAAATGACAGTTTGTGAAGTAGGTCTTTATCCTCAGAAAGTACCTTTCGGAAGTTGGAAATAAGTCTTTTTGAATCAGCCGTGTTTTCTGATTGAATTACTTTTAGGAAAGCAAGAATTTCAACAAGCAGCTCATCCGGAACCTGATCCAAAACCTGATTAATTTCTGTCTTAAGTTGCTGGGAAGTCACCTTTCTAAT
This window encodes:
- a CDS encoding DUF3179 domain-containing protein, with the translated sequence MKKWIFPVVLILLFAFEIFRVYFIMPFPGSQYANTINIAYFLSRNLWWIRLLLLSLIIWQLYRFIRFKRFWKLGISMFFILLYGLIAYFLNFRLSADKMFLQPEQVTFAQGAANDVAPSKLVIGVQIKGEAKAYPIEIIGYHHQIRDVVGGKEIMVTYCTVCRTGRVFDPVVDGEMMDFRLVGMDHFNAMFEDHKTKSWWRQATGESITGKMKGTVLAEIPSEQMPLQKWQQRYPNAVVLQPDAAFKKDYAGLDGYDNGKINSDLEDRDQNPWQPKSWVVSVEVGEHTKAFDWNELVQKKVINDTVGTTNILLVMESDNQTFHAFQRPANTVYGLDATGNFISDANGVLWNMDGICVSEEGKGLKMKKLPAYQEFYHAYQEFRKK